TTTCTACCTTAAGATTAGTGGAAAATATTGGTAAGTAAATAAACACGATAAAAAAGCAAAGAGGGAAagagacttgggcccaaatctgatTTTCCTGTCCGCCTGGACCAACATTTGGGCCTATTTCGTTTTAGGACCAAAGACTCAATATTCAacacctgtcctaaactaatcTTTGAATTTTGCTTCTCTTTGGGCCTCTGGCCCAACCCTTGTCTCCTTGTACCTGTCCTAGTaactaacaaataataataattacaataaatGAGATTAGgctcaaaataacaaaatacaagtTTCTTTTTGTGCAAagagtgggcctttggcccaatctttcAATTCTTCTTTGCTTCGAATCCTTTCAACTCCAAGACCTATTCATCGATATTCACGGCTGTCCGACTCAAAAAGAGGAATTCGAGCCTTTGCGGCTCTCCCGAAATGCAANNNNNNNNNNNNNNNNNNNNNNNNNNNNNNNNNNNNNNNNNNNNNNNNNNNNNNNNNNNNNNNNNNNNNNNNNNNNNNNNNNNNNNNNNNNNNNNNNNNNNNNNNNNNNNNNNNNNNNNNNNNNNNNNNNNNNNNNNNNNNNNNNNNNNNNNNNNNNNNNNNNNNNNNNNNNNNNNNNNNNNNNNNNNNNNNNNNNNNNNNNNNNNNNNNNNNNNNNNNNNNNNNNNNNNNNNNNNNNNNNNNNNNNNNNNNNNNNNNNNNNNNNNNNNNNNNNNNNNNNNNNNNNNNNNNNNNNNNNNNNNNNNNNNNNNNNNNNNNNNNNNNNNNNNNNNNNNNNNNNNNNNNNNNNNNNNNNNNNNNNNNNNNNNNNNNNNNNNNNNNNNNNNNNNNNNNNNNNNNNNNNNNNNNNNNNNNNNNNNNNNNNNNNNNNNNNNNNNNNNNNNNNNNNNNNNNNNNNNNNNNNNNNNNNNNNNNNNNNNNNNNNNNNNNNNNNNNNNNNNNNNNNNNNNNNNNNNNNNNNNNNNNNNNNNNNNNNNNNNNNNNNNNNNNNNNNNNNNNNNNNNNNNNNNNNNNNNNNNNNNNNNNNNNNNNNNNNNNNNNNNNNNNNNNNNNNNNNNNNNNNNNNNNNNNNNNNNNNNNNNNNNNNNNNNNNNNNNNNNNNNNNNNNNNNNNNNNNNNNNNNNNNNNNNNNNNNNNNNNNNNNNNNNNNNNNNNNNNNNNNNNNNNNNNNNNNNNNNNNNNNNNNNNNNNNNNNNNNNNNNNNNNNNNNNNNNNNNNNNNNNNNNNNNNNNNNNNNNNNNNNNNNNNNNNNNNNNNNNNNNNNNNNNNNNNNNNNNNNNNNNNNNNNNNNNNNNNNNNNNNNNNNNNNNNNNNNNNNNNNNNNNNNNNNNNNNNNNNNNNNNNNNNNNNNNNNNNNNNNNNNNNNNNNNNNNNNNNNNNNNNNNNNNNNNNNNNNNNNNNNNNNNNNNNNNNNNNNNNNNNNNNNNNNNNNNNNNNNNNNNNNNNNNNNNNNNNNNNNNNNNNNNNNNNNNNNNNNNNNNNNNNNNNNNNNNNNNNNNNNNNNNNNNNNNNNNNNNNNNNNNNNNNNNNNNNNNNNNNNNNNNNNNNNNNNNNNNNNNNNNNNNNNNNNNNNNNNNNNNNNNNNNNNNNNNNNNNNNNNNNNNNNNNNNNNNNNNNNNNNNNNNNNNNNNNNNNNNNNNNNNNNNNNNNNNNNNNNNNNNNNNNNNNNNNNNNNNNNNNNNNNNNNNNNNNNNNNNNNNNNNNNNNNNNNNNNNNNNNNNNNNNNNNNNNNNNNNNNNNNNNNNNNNNNNNNNNNNNNNNNNNNNNNNNNNNNNNNNNNNNNNNNNNNNNNNNNNNNNNNNNNNNNNNNNNNNNNNNNNNNNNNNNNNNNNNNNNNNNNNNNNNNNNNNNNNNNNNNNNNNNNNNNNNNNNNNNNNNNNNNNNNNNNNNNNNNNNNNNNNNNNNNNNNNNNNNNNNNNNNNNNNNNNNNNNNNNNNNNNNNNNNNNNNNNNNNNNNNNNNNNNNNNNNNNNNNNNNNNNNNNNNNNNNNNNNNNNNNNNNNNNNNNNNNNNNNNNNNNNNNNNNNNNNNNNNNNNNNNNNNNNNNNNNNNNNNNNNNNNNNNNNNNNNNNNNNNNNNNNNNNNCTCGTTCCATATATACAAGCAAAAGAATACTACTAAGAGAGTTCAATTCATGATATGAAAACACAAAAGAGGTTGTAACAAGATAACGACTCCATCATACATAAGCAAATACTAACTAATTAATTTCGGGAAGATCAAACTTTCGGTATAAACGAATCCTTGCTGAATGACATCAGATCGAGGCCATAATCCAAATAGTCCATTGGATGTCCTAAAGACATAAGAACAACCAAACAAATTTCTGCAACTCAGTAGAACTTTTCCATCCGGAAACATATATTTTGGTATGGCTGATTGAAGATCGAGACCTTGTATAGTAAACAATTCAGTCCAAGATGCGTTGACATAGTCTTTCATGACCCAAAATTTAAACATGTCCTTCCAATCAGACACACAATGAGAATAAGCACAAAGCATTCCTCCCAATATTGAAACACCCCGTCCGCACAATTTTGAGAAATTCGAGTACATTTGGTCTGGCAATGGTATATCTCTGTACACCTCGTCAGAAATACTAAATGACATCACATAATATTTCGTTAACAAACTAATAAGCCAATGAAATGCCCCATGTACAAATGCCAAAGAGTCTGTAGATGTAAGCATAGGGCGAACATCAATAGGATGTTTATTCGTTAATCTCCAAGAACCACTTTTCAACGCGAAAATTTCACTACGTGATTTATCATCAATCTTAAGGATTTTATAGTCATCACTAGTCGAGTCATATCCCAATCCCCAGGTACAATTGTCCTTTGGAAGAATTTTTGGAAAGGGAAGTAGTATTGATTCTCTCGTGGAGGGGTTCAATAGCAAAAGTTGTAAGTATTTATCAGGATAATAAAAAATCCCCATAAGCACCAAGCCATCGCAACAACAATATAATGTGTGACACAATGATTTATTATTAGAAGGACAATCAAGTTTTTGTACTTGCTCAACCTGTTGAATTGACGATAAAGAATAACAATACAAGGAAACCTTGTCAGTATAAGAGTAGCATTGGTTAACAATAATTTTTTGGGAATTTTCGTCATTCCTGGTATTATTGAGATGCTTCATCTTAAAGTAAGGGTCAGAAATCAATGTCATCCATAACTTTGAAACACATTTGAATCGTAGAAGTGACTGCACAGGTAGCCTACTGAGGATATCCGTAGCCATATCAACATCCATCTTTTCCCACTGAAATTAAAAACTGAAGAAAGAAGGCGATACCTTTTAGCAGATTCCACTTTTTCTCTAGGGCTATTTGGGTTTAGGTTTTGCTAACCTATGCACGAGAAAAgtgaaaacaaacaaacaaggaAATTAAGCATAATATAGAAAGATagtacaaaatataaaagaacaaaaaataataaattaatgtgGATGTCACACGTCATATAGTGTGAACCGTCTGTGAAGTAAATATTCTCAATTTTTGTGGtaaactattttttcatttattttgattttcaatttttttgtttgattaaatataaaattaaggaaataattttttttattgaatccctatttacttttttttctttttgtgtgtgtgttttcCTTGTAATGGCAATAACTGAGTTAGATTTTTGAAGTCGACCTACCTCGACCTATACCTACTATCTTCTAACTTATACTCTACATAGAAGTAGGATGTTCATGGTTCGGTTTAGATCTGTTATTGgttaaaactaaaatcaaattaatttagtcgatttttaaatttcttaaaccaAACCTaactaaaccaaaaaaataaccATCGGTTTGGTTATTGTTGGTTCGGTTcaaaaatttttattttttagatttgaaagtaagaaggggtcgtttggtagagtgtattggAGAAAATAATGTCTACATTAGTTTGATGTATAATTAGTACCTTGTTATACCTAGTCAAACcaaattaaatatcatatattttaatcGATTTGATTCGAATTgcagatcaatttttttttttaaccattgCCATGAACAGCCCTACATAGGAGGGCAGGGCTAGAATTTGATTCCTCAAAGGACGTTCTTCTCTATTTAACCTTTTTTGCTTTACACTTTTTGTGTCTATGCATTTATAGTGTAGTggtgtaagtttttcttttaaaggGGTTTTTGGTTTGTAgtgaatttatggatttgaaTAATTGTCCATAAAAGCTTAAGCTAGGGGTGGAGCCAGGTAGGCCTTAAGGGATTCATCTGAACCTCCTTCAGTTGTTACTTATCCTCCAACATGACTCGAACCTTCAACTAGTCCCTCCAACATGACTCGAACCCTCAATCTATTCCTAAGGTTTATAACCTCCAAAATAAGACAcaaaacaaggaaaaatattttctttaatatcgAAAGCATGTAAAATGTAACCGCCTAGTAGTAGAATGATTGAGGTCTCTCcattaattaaagtttttggAATGCTAttgttatttacttattttaccTGTCTATCTATCCCCAACAATTAATCACCTCTAGTAGTGCAACACCAAGGCAACACGTGATTATAGTTAaagataatattaatgaaataatgCTCTTCAATATGATGATTAATATTCTAAATGCAAATCTAAATACTATAACTTCCAGAGATTTTAAAATGAAGAATCATGAGATCTAATCAAAGAGTAAATTTATGCAAAAAAGCATAGGACTAGAATTGGTGGGTTGCACTATGTCAATGAAGTAGTGCAACTCCATCATACATACGCAAAtactaactaattaattttgGGAAGGTCAAACTTTCTGTATAAACGAATTCTTTCTGAATGACATCAGATTGAGGCCATAATCCTTTGGACGTCCTAAAGACATAAAAACGACAATTCAAACATCTGCAACAGAGTAGCACTTCTCCATCCgaaaacatatattttggtATGGCTGATTGAAGATTGATACCTTGTATAGTAAACAATTCAGTCCAAGATTCGTTGACATAGTCTTTTAttacccaaaacttaaaaacgTACTCGGTACCAGACACACAATGAGAATAAGCACATAGCAATATTCCTCCCAATTCTGAAACACCTCATCCCCACAACTTGGAGAAATTTGAGTAGAGTTGCTCTGGCAACGGTATTTCTCTGTACACCTCATTTGAAATACTAAATGACATCACAtaatatttctttaacaaactaatAAGCCAATGAAAGGCCCCATGGACAAATACCAAACAGTAAGTAGATGTGAGCCTAGGTTGAACGTCAATAGGATGTTTATCCATTATTCTCCAGGACCCACTTTTCAACGCGAGAATTTCACTGCATGATTTGTTATCAATCTTAAGGATGTTATAGTCATCACTAGTTGAGTCATATCCCAATCCCCAAGTACAATAGTCCCTTGGAAAAATTTTCGGACGGGATAGGACTATTGATTCTCTTGTGGTGGGGTTCCATAACAAAAGTAGGAAATCtactttatacttataaaaCCCTATAAGGGCCAAACCATGGAAACAACAATATAATTTACTGTTAGAAGGACAATCAAGTTTGTGTAGTTGCTCAACCTATTGAACTGACGATAAAGAAGAACAATGCAAGGAAAAATTCTCATTTGGAGAGTACCATTGGTTAACAAggattttttggaaattttcatcaTTCCCATGATTGAGATGCTTTATTTGAAAGTAAGGCTCAGAAATCAATGTTATCCAAAATTTGAAACACATTTAAATTGTAGAAGTGACCGCACAGGTAGCCTACTAAGAATGTCCGTAGCCACATCAACATCCATCTTTTACCTctgaaattaaaaattgaagaaagaagTGGATACCTCTTTTGTATCCTCTTAGCAGCTTTCAATTTTTCTCTAGGGTTATTTGACTTTAGGTTTTTGTTAACCTACTGCaccacaaaagtgaaaaaagaaagcataatataaaaagataaaaaataataaattaatatggaCGTCACACTTCATATAATGTGAACTGTGAAGTAAGTATTCTCAATTTTTTGgtaaactattttttcttttattttgattttgattttttttttgtttttaaatataaaattaagcaAGGAAATAACGTATCATATCAAAAGTAGAAAAATCTGTAGCAAATTTTTCTAAAGGTAAATCTTTTTCTCATATCgtttaaatattcaaaacaaTTCGATATTTACAAGCAAAAGAATACTACTAAAATGAAACACAAATGAGGATGTAACAAGATTaccttgaaaagaaaaataactcgATCATACATAGGCAAATACTCCTAACTAATTAATTTTGGGAACATCAAGCTTTCTGTATAAACGAATCCTTTCAGAATGACATTAGATTGAGGCCATACTCCAACTGGTCCTTTGGATGTCCTAAATACATAAGTACAGCGATGTAAATGTCCGCAACACAGTAGCACTTCTCCATCCgaaaacatatattttggtATGGCTGATTGAAGATCGGTACCTTGTATACTATACAATTCAGTCCAAGATTCGTTGACATAGTCTTTCATtacccaaaatttaaaaatgttcTCCGTATTAGACACATAATGAGAATAAGCACAGAGCATTCCTCCCAATACTGAAACACCCCTTCCAAACAACCTGGAGAAATTCGAGTATAGTTGCTCTGGCAATGGTATCTCTCTGTACACCTCGTCTGAAATACTAAATGACATCACAGAATATTTCGTTAACGAACTAATAAGCCAATGAAAGGCCCCATGGACAAATACCAATGAGTCGGTAGACATAAGCATAGGGTGAACGTCAGTAGGATGTTTATCCATTAATCT
This genomic stretch from Solanum stenotomum isolate F172 chromosome 10, ASM1918654v1, whole genome shotgun sequence harbors:
- the LOC125843034 gene encoding F-box protein CPR1-like — translated: MDVDVAKEIFSRLPVQSLLRFKCVSKLWMTLISEPSFKIKHLNHARNDDNSQKILVNQWYYHIDKIEQVQKLDCPDKHLQLLEIYPTLYCCGDGLALMEIYSYPNKHLQLLLRNPSTRESIVLPYPKIFPDDYCTWGLGYDSTSDDYKILKIDSKSRSEILALKSGSWRLMDKHPTDVHPMLMSTDSLVFVHGAFHWLISSLTKYSVMSFSISDEVYREIPLPEQLYSNFSRLFGRGVSVLGGMLCAYSHYVSNTENIFKFWVMKDYVNESWTELYSIQGTDLQSAIPKYMFSDGEVLLCCGHLHRCTYVFRTSKGPVGVWPQSNVILKGFVYTESLMFPKLIS